A region of the Halostella limicola genome:
GAGATGATGTCCCCGTCCTCGGCGTGCTCGTACTCGACGACCTCGATGGTGAGGGGGTCGTGGCCGCGCTCATCGCGGATCTCGTTTATCCGCTCGGCCCCGTCCGCGGTCTCGGGCGAGACGATGAGGTAGTCGAACTGCGGTTCCGTCGCGATCCCCGTCGGCCGTTCGAGCGTTCGGATCTCGTAGTCGCGGTCGTACGTCTCGGCGAAGTCCGCGAGTTCGGCGTCGAGGTCCGCCTCGCGCTCCTCGAACGGCCGGACGTAGCGGTCTTCCTTCCGGGTCTTCGGGGCGAGCTCGTCACTGGTGAGACCGACGGTGACGTCCCCGAGTTCGAACGCGCGGTCGAACAGGGCGCGATGTCCGTCGTGCACCGGGTCGAACGTCCCACCCAGCGCTACCTTCATATCGTCGTAAAACGCGGCCCGGTGCTTAAAACAGTCGGCTTACGTTTCGTCGCCCTCGGCGTCCACGTCGTCGCCGTCGTCGACGGTGATCGTCACCGGATCGGCGTCGTCGTCCTCGACGGGTTCGGCGTCGCTCAGGTAGTCGTCGAGGTTGAAGACGGTGTTCAGCTCCGTCTGGATCTGCCCGACGATACCGCCGACGAGTTCGCTCGGCGCGATTGCGGTGTACTCGTAGGGGTTGTTGCCCGCGCCCTCGCTCTCGCGTTTTCGGCGGGAGACGATCTCCTCCTCGTGGAGCTCGGCCAACGCCTCGCGGACGGTGCTCGGGTACAGGCCCGTCCCCTCGGCGATCTCCTCGCTTGTCGACCCCGGATTCTGCCGGAGGTAGACGTAGATCCGCGCCCGCGTCTCCGTGTCGAGGATCCACGAGAGCAGGTCGACGACGCCCTGGTCGAACCCCTCGACGGCGCGCTCCTTGGTCGATTCGCCCCCCGCCTCGGCGTCGGTCTCCTCGTCGACGACCGTCGTCTCCTCGCCGTCCGCATCGACGGCGACCTCCTCGTGGACCTCGCCGTCGTCGTCTACTTCGAGGCGCTCCTCGACCTCCACGCCGTCGTCGACGTCGACGGTCGTCTCCTCGACCTCTCGGTCCTCGATGTCGACGTCGCTGTCTCGGTCGTCCGCGGTGTCGTCGTCCATTGTCCTCTCAGGAAGGACGAAAAAGCCGTGCGGTAAAAAGCCTTTCTCAGAGCACTAACGATTCGCAGAGCGCGTCGAGGCCCTCCTCGCGGCGGCGGCGCTGGCGGCTCGCGCCGCTCTCGGCGTCGTAGAGGTCCCGGATGCCGTCGACGCCGAGTCGGTCGGACTCCCGGTCGACGAGTTCGCCGAGGTCGACCGTGTCGTCGCCGTCGCGGGTGACGAACGCGGCGTCGTGGCCGTGCCGGATGGCGCGCCACTTGTTCTCGTCGAGGAGTTCACGCCGGAGGCGACCCCCGCCCGCCGCCGTCGGGTCGGGGCTGTCCTCGTAGCGCTCGGCGAGGTCGACGACCAGCGCTCGAGTGTACTCGGCGAACGCCAGCACGCGGTCGGGGTCGGCCTGCCCGTCGGGGGTGCGCACCTCGACGGTCCCGTGGTCGGTGTGCGGGCGGACCTCGTACCACAGCTCCCCGCGGTCGTTGATAGAGCCGGTGTCGATCATCCGCTGCTCGAACTCGCGGTACGCCGCGAAGTCCTCGAACGCGGTCGGCATGCCGGTGTTTGGCAGCCCCTCGAAGATCTTCGCGCGGCCGGACTGGAGGCCGGTGTCGAACCCGTTCCAGAACGGCGAGTTCGCCGACAGCGCGAGCATCGGCGGCAGGAACCACCGGATGCGGTTCGCGATCCACGTCGCCTTGTCCGCGTCGTCGACGCCGACGTGGACGTGCAGGCCCGCCGTCGTGTTGCGGTGCTGCGGGTACTGGATGCGGTCGAGCTGCGAGCGGTAGCGCGGCTTCTCGGCGTGTTCCAGTTCGCGCCACTTCGCGGCGGGATGCAGCCCCGCGGCGGCGATCCGGTAACCGTGGCGCTCGGCGTGGTCGACGAGGGCGTCGCGGACCTCGTAGAGCGTGTCCGCGGCGTCGCCGGGCGACTCGATCACCGGCGTCTGGGTCTCGATGACGCACTTGAACAGCTCGTGGTCCACCCTGTCCTCCAGGATCTCGGGCGGGTCGTGCCGGTAGACGAGGTCGTCGGTGCCGGAGACGGGGCGGCCGTCCTCGTCGACGACGTAGAACTCCTCCTCTATCCCAAGCGTACCCAGTTCGTCGAACCGCTCGGCGGCGCCCGTGTCCATCGCCCGTGGGTTTGCAATCCGCGAATAAATAGGGTTTGGAGTCGGCAGAGCGCCCGCGGCTACGAGTCGGCGGCGAGATAGACTACGGCCGACTCGTGGAGCGCCGGGTGCGGCATCGCGAGCGGCCGGGCCTCGTGCACGTCCGCCAGCGCGTCGCGGAACTCCCGGCCCTCCTCGGCGGCGAGCGCCGTCGCGACGAGCGTCGCGCTCCGCGAGACGCCCGCCCTGCAGTGGATCAGCGTTCGCCCGTCTCGGCGGTAGAGATCGCGGGCGGCGTCCGCGGCCGCCTCGAACGCGGGCCACTCGATGCCCCGTCCGTCGGTGAGCGGGTGGTGGTGCGTCGTGAGCGGTCGCTCCTCGGCCGTCGCCGACAGCACGTGCTCGAACGTTCGGTCATGCTCTTCCGGATGCGCGGCGAGCCCGTTCCCCAGGAACAGGTCGCGCTCGCCGATGCGGCGGACGATCGGCTCGTCCGCGACGTACCCCTTCGGGCGCACGAACGGGCCCTCGGCGTTTCGGTCCACGCTCCCCCTGCGAGCGGGCGGGTGTTAAAACCGGCCGAGGCCGTCGTCCGACCCGACGCGCCTACTGCGGCCGCGCGACCACGCCGAGGTGGTCGTCGTGGAACGGCTCCAGCCGCTCCGTTTCGAGCACCTCGTAGCTCTCCGCCAACTCGTCGAGCACCGCGTCGAACACGTCGTCGGGCTCGCCGGTCACGTCCTCGCTCCGGGCCTTGATCGCCGCGACGAGGCGGCCGTCGTCGGCGAGGAACCGGCGGTTCTCCGCGGCGACGCGGGCCTGCCCGCGCGTCGCCACGTCCTGCACGACGGCGTCGAGGCCGCTCTCGACGACGTGGGCGTACGTCTCGGGCTTTCTGGCGTCCTTCAGCAGCGGGAACAGTCGGTCGCGGTCCCGGGCCGCGTCGAGCAGGTCGCGGGCGGGTCGCGCCGCGAACTCGACGGCGTAAGTGGGGCCGGCGAAGTCCGCGACGTGGCTCACCGTGGTGCCGCTCGCCGCGCCGAGGTAGAGGACGCCGTCGCCGCCGTCGAGGCCCACGTCCATCCCCAGTTCCAGCATCGCGCCGAGCTTCGACCGGCGGGCGTCCCACAGCCGCCAGCCGTCCTCGGTCGGCTCGCCGTACACCGGTTCGCCGCGGGTCGCGAGCCGGTCATCGCCGTCGAACGCCCGGCGCGTGACGCCGTCGGGGAGGCTCATTCGCCCTCACCCCGCGCGCGGATGGTCTCGATGCGTTCGTCCAGCTCCCGGTCGATCTCCGGCTTGCGCTCGCCCGAGTAGTGGTCGATGCGGGCCGCGATGGTGAGCTTCCCGGCGAGCGCGCGGGACGCCGACCCGCGGTGCTCCGGCGCGGTGCCGCGGACGTACTCGTGGGTGTAGATGATGCCGTGCTTCGGCGAACTCGCCCGGCCGCGGAGGTGCGCGAACAGCGCATCCTCCGCGCCGAGCACCTGCACGGTGCCGCTCGGCATCTTCGCGAGCGACTCCAGCCCGCCGGCGAGCGCGATGAGCCGGGCGGCGAGCACCGGTCCGGCCATCGCGGCGAGGTTCGGCGCGACGGTGCCGGCCTGCCGCTCGACGTACTCCCTGAGTTCGTCGCTCTCCTCGGCCAGCGACGCGACCCGTTCGGCGAGGGAGACGACGCGGCGCTCGGTCGGCCCCGCCGGGTCGCGCTCCGCGATGTCGCGCGCGCCCTCGACGCCGGTGCCGGCGTCCTCGAACAGCGTCCCGGCCCACTCGGCGACGCGTTCGGCGAGTTCGTTGGCGGTCCGCTCGCAGTCGTCCATCGCCCTGACGGCGTGGACGAGCTGCTTGTCGTCCGAGCGTTCGGCCGCCTCGACGGCGGCCGCAGTGGCGGACAGCGTCGCCTCGCGGAGGCGGTCGTAGTAGTCGTCCTCGCCGTCGGCGAACCCGGCCTCGACGGCCCGCGACGGCCAGTCGGCCGGGTCCTCGCTGCGCCCCTCCCGGACGCGGTCGGTCGCCGATTCGGCGTCGTCGGGGTCGAGATCCGCGAACCAGCCCTGCGCGTTAGTCATGTCCCCCGATTCGCGGGTGAGCGATTAAAACCGTGTGACTCGCCGCCGCGCGCGTCGCGTTTCCGCGGTCGTCCCGTCGGCCGCCGCTGGTGGCCGGCGATCCGCGGCAGCCCTCCGACCGGATCGGACGCCCGGTCGCGAGAGGACCTGACATGTCCGCCTGTCGCCGAGACATCTTTTTGTACCGTGTAGCTCCCACTCTCAGGTAGCGAATGGAACCGAACCAACAGCCCTCCCCCGACGAGACCGACGACAGATACCGCGGGTACGAAACCGACGACGGCCGGTTCGTGGTGTACGACTCCGACAACGGGAACGCCTGGATCCACTCCACGGCGGCCGTCGACGTCGAGCGATAACCTACCCGAACTTTTCGAACGGCTGTTCGCAGGCGTTACAGAAGTGCATCGACCGGCAGAGCGACGGCCCCTTCGGGTGCTCCCGCTCCGTGTCGGTCGACCCGCAGTAGGGACACTCCGCTCGGGCGTCGTCCCCGCGCGTGTCGACGCTCGGGTCCGGTCGCCTCATAGCGACAGCCCGAACTCCCGGAGCCGTTCGCGGCCCTCGGGCGTCACCATCTCGACCGACCACTCGGGGCTCCAGACGAGGCGGACGGACGCCTCCTCGACGCCCTCGGCGCTCGCGGCCGCGGACTCCACGTCGCCGGTGAGCATGTCCCGCGCCGGACACCCCGTGTAGGTCAGCGTCATCTCGACCGTCGCCTCGCCGTCCTCGACCTCGACGCCGTAGATCAGGCCCAGGTCGACGACGCTCACCGGCATCTCGGGGTCCTCGACCTCGTACAGCTCGTCCCAGACGCTGCGCTCGACGCCGGACGCCCCCGCGCCGGTCGCGGGCACGTCCTCGGGGGCGTCGCCCTCGTCGTACTCCGTGTACGCGCACGGGGCAGCGTCCGTCTCGATGTCCCCAAGTGCGCGGTCGGCGTCTTCCGAAGCGTCGCCGGCGTCCACTTCGTCCGGTGCCGCGTCGCCGAGGGGCACGTCGCTACTCATCGGTGGGCTTGTCCATTATCCGCGTGGTGTCCGTCCGTTCGAGTTCCCGGTAGGTGCGGGTCATCTCGTCGTGCAGGTCGACCCAGTCGTCGGTGTGGCTCCGGTCCCGGCCGACGGCGTCCGGCAGGTGGTCGGCGTGGTCGTCGTCCGGGTCCATCGGGAGGCGGAGACCGACCGACTCCAGGAACGGCTCGACCGTCGCCAGCCACTCCTCGCGGAGGTCGTCGAGGCCGCGCCGCCGGATCCCGAGATCGACGACGTCCTCCTCGACGGTCTCGTCCGTCGGCTCGAACAGCGTCAACGCGTGCGGGAACAGGCGGTCGACGGCGCTCTGCAGGCGTCGGCGGCCGTCCTCGTCGCCGGCGAGTCGCTCCAGCCAGTTGCGGGCGTGCTCGCGGTGGTACTCCTCCTCGCCGCGCACCTTGCCGACGCGGTTGACGATCCGCGGGTGCGCGGAGTCCTCGAGCGCCTCCAGCCGGCAGTTCTCGGCGACGTCGTAGAGGTAGCCGCGGACGACGGCGTCGGCCCAGTCGCCGTCCTCGAACGGCACCTCCGCGAGCGTCGCGTGGCGGAACTCGCCGGGGTCGCGCTCGTAGATGAGGTCGGACTCGGAGTAGCCGAGGTCCTGCAGCAGGTCGTACCAGAGGCGCGCGTGGCCGAGCTCGTCCTGCGCGATGTTGGCGAGCGCGAGGTCCGACTCCAGCGTCGGCGCGGCGACCTGCCACTCGGTGTAGCGCTCGGCCAGGACGAGTTCGTCGTCGGCCAGGCGATAGAGCAGGTGTTCGACGGCGGTACGTTCGCGTTCCGAGAGGTCGTCCGGGTCGAGTCGCGTCATCAGTCGTCACCCCGCTGTCGCTCCGCGGCTTCCTGTTCCTTCTGCGAGTCGGCCACTTCCTGCGCGAAGTCGGCGTCGACGCCCTTGTACGTCATCGCCCAGCGGTAGGACTTGTCCGTCGTGCCGCCGAAGTGGGCCTCCTCGGTGTCGACCTCGCCGACCTCCTCCTGCGGGACGACCCAGAGGCTGTTGGTCGGCTTCCGGCGGCCGTGCTGGATCTGGGCAAACAGCTTGGCCATCTCGCGGTCGGGCGCGTGGACGTTGCCGCAGTGGGCGTGGTAATCCCCGGACTTTTCCTGGCGGAACACTTCCCAGATCATGGTCAGTCGGCCGCCTGCGGCTCGTGGCCGCGGGTGCGGTTCTCGTGGTCGTCTAACGCGTTGCGGACCCACTCGACGG
Encoded here:
- a CDS encoding phosphopantetheine adenylyltransferase, with product MKVALGGTFDPVHDGHRALFDRAFELGDVTVGLTSDELAPKTRKEDRYVRPFEEREADLDAELADFAETYDRDYEIRTLERPTGIATEPQFDYLIVSPETADGAERINEIRDERGHDPLTIEVVEYEHAEDGDIISSTRIVRGEIDEHGNLTPEREGREQRR
- a CDS encoding winged helix-turn-helix transcriptional regulator — translated: MDDDTADDRDSDVDIEDREVEETTVDVDDGVEVEERLEVDDDGEVHEEVAVDADGEETTVVDEETDAEAGGESTKERAVEGFDQGVVDLLSWILDTETRARIYVYLRQNPGSTSEEIAEGTGLYPSTVREALAELHEEEIVSRRKRESEGAGNNPYEYTAIAPSELVGGIVGQIQTELNTVFNLDDYLSDAEPVEDDDADPVTITVDDGDDVDAEGDET
- a CDS encoding glutamate--cysteine ligase, which produces MDTGAAERFDELGTLGIEEEFYVVDEDGRPVSGTDDLVYRHDPPEILEDRVDHELFKCVIETQTPVIESPGDAADTLYEVRDALVDHAERHGYRIAAAGLHPAAKWRELEHAEKPRYRSQLDRIQYPQHRNTTAGLHVHVGVDDADKATWIANRIRWFLPPMLALSANSPFWNGFDTGLQSGRAKIFEGLPNTGMPTAFEDFAAYREFEQRMIDTGSINDRGELWYEVRPHTDHGTVEVRTPDGQADPDRVLAFAEYTRALVVDLAERYEDSPDPTAAGGGRLRRELLDENKWRAIRHGHDAAFVTRDGDDTVDLGELVDRESDRLGVDGIRDLYDAESGASRQRRRREEGLDALCESLVL
- a CDS encoding dual specificity protein phosphatase family protein gives rise to the protein MDRNAEGPFVRPKGYVADEPIVRRIGERDLFLGNGLAAHPEEHDRTFEHVLSATAEERPLTTHHHPLTDGRGIEWPAFEAAADAARDLYRRDGRTLIHCRAGVSRSATLVATALAAEEGREFRDALADVHEARPLAMPHPALHESAVVYLAADS
- a CDS encoding fibrillarin-like rRNA/tRNA 2'-O-methyltransferase encodes the protein MSLPDGVTRRAFDGDDRLATRGEPVYGEPTEDGWRLWDARRSKLGAMLELGMDVGLDGGDGVLYLGAASGTTVSHVADFAGPTYAVEFAARPARDLLDAARDRDRLFPLLKDARKPETYAHVVESGLDAVVQDVATRGQARVAAENRRFLADDGRLVAAIKARSEDVTGEPDDVFDAVLDELAESYEVLETERLEPFHDDHLGVVARPQ
- a CDS encoding NOP5/NOP56 family protein, which translates into the protein MTNAQGWFADLDPDDAESATDRVREGRSEDPADWPSRAVEAGFADGEDDYYDRLREATLSATAAAVEAAERSDDKQLVHAVRAMDDCERTANELAERVAEWAGTLFEDAGTGVEGARDIAERDPAGPTERRVVSLAERVASLAEESDELREYVERQAGTVAPNLAAMAGPVLAARLIALAGGLESLAKMPSGTVQVLGAEDALFAHLRGRASSPKHGIIYTHEYVRGTAPEHRGSASRALAGKLTIAARIDHYSGERKPEIDRELDERIETIRARGEGE
- a CDS encoding DUF7331 family protein is translated as MEPNQQPSPDETDDRYRGYETDDGRFVVYDSDNGNAWIHSTAAVDVER
- the paaE gene encoding 1,2-phenylacetyl-CoA epoxidase subunit PaaE; this encodes MRRPDPSVDTRGDDARAECPYCGSTDTEREHPKGPSLCRSMHFCNACEQPFEKFG
- the paaD gene encoding 1,2-phenylacetyl-CoA epoxidase subunit PaaD, which codes for MSSDVPLGDAAPDEVDAGDASEDADRALGDIETDAAPCAYTEYDEGDAPEDVPATGAGASGVERSVWDELYEVEDPEMPVSVVDLGLIYGVEVEDGEATVEMTLTYTGCPARDMLTGDVESAAASAEGVEEASVRLVWSPEWSVEMVTPEGRERLREFGLSL
- the paaC gene encoding 1,2-phenylacetyl-CoA epoxidase subunit PaaC, with the protein product MTRLDPDDLSERERTAVEHLLYRLADDELVLAERYTEWQVAAPTLESDLALANIAQDELGHARLWYDLLQDLGYSESDLIYERDPGEFRHATLAEVPFEDGDWADAVVRGYLYDVAENCRLEALEDSAHPRIVNRVGKVRGEEEYHREHARNWLERLAGDEDGRRRLQSAVDRLFPHALTLFEPTDETVEEDVVDLGIRRRGLDDLREEWLATVEPFLESVGLRLPMDPDDDHADHLPDAVGRDRSHTDDWVDLHDEMTRTYRELERTDTTRIMDKPTDE
- the paaB gene encoding 1,2-phenylacetyl-CoA epoxidase subunit PaaB, whose protein sequence is MIWEVFRQEKSGDYHAHCGNVHAPDREMAKLFAQIQHGRRKPTNSLWVVPQEEVGEVDTEEAHFGGTTDKSYRWAMTYKGVDADFAQEVADSQKEQEAAERQRGDD